A single window of Dehalococcoidales bacterium DNA harbors:
- a CDS encoding flavodoxin family protein — translation MKAVAINSSPNMEKGNTAVILDPFLEGMREAGAEVEVYYTKKLDIKPCQGEFNCWLKTPGECFQKDDMEWLRPKWYEADIRVLATPLYVDGMSGPMKNFIDRNIPGAQPFFELHDGHIRHPGRVAGHTTKLALVSNCGFWEMDNFDALVVHVEAMCRNMKSDFAGALLRPQGPAMKPMLAIGGLVDDIIEAARDAGRQLVRDGKMSQETLKTVGRDVMSRDEYIQIVNQNFQQALDALPEK, via the coding sequence ATGAAAGCAGTCGCAATCAACTCAAGCCCGAACATGGAAAAAGGAAATACCGCCGTCATACTCGACCCCTTCCTCGAAGGCATGAGGGAGGCCGGGGCGGAGGTGGAGGTCTACTATACCAAAAAGCTGGACATCAAGCCCTGTCAGGGCGAGTTCAACTGCTGGTTGAAGACGCCGGGGGAGTGCTTCCAGAAGGACGACATGGAGTGGTTACGTCCCAAATGGTACGAGGCAGATATCCGCGTGCTCGCCACACCACTCTACGTGGACGGTATGTCCGGTCCGATGAAGAACTTCATTGACCGCAACATTCCAGGTGCCCAGCCCTTCTTCGAACTGCACGATGGTCACATCCGGCACCCCGGCCGTGTAGCGGGACATACCACCAAACTGGCTCTGGTGAGCAACTGCGGTTTCTGGGAAATGGATAATTTCGATGCGCTGGTCGTGCACGTCGAAGCTATGTGCCGTAACATGAAGAGCGATTTCGCCGGAGCACTCTTGCGTCCGCAGGGCCCCGCAATGAAGCCGATGCTGGCCATTGGCGGGCTGGTCGACGATATTATCGAGGCTGCCCGGGACGCGGGACGGCAGCTTGTGCGGGACGGCAAGATGTCCCAGGAAACCCTCAAGACCGTCGGCCGGGATGTGATGTCGCGGGACGAATACATCCAGATTGTCAACCAGAACTTCCAGCAGGCACTGGACGCGCTGCCGGAGAAGTAG
- a CDS encoding DegV family protein has translation MTVKIITDSTSDITAEEGAKLGITVIPLTVMFGREAYLDRVTITTDEFYRRLTTGDVFPTTTQPAPKDFAEVYDKLTDETDEILVITLSAKLSGTYQSAVSAIEMVQKKCRVEVIDSGMVAMGQGLVALAAASAAQQGTKLDELSDLVRDALTRSHWITYFDTLKYLAKGGRIGRAQGLLGSVLSFKPILTVKEGEISPLTRLRSQAAGVEYLYNYVTSFQRIEELAVEHTTLPDEADRLAERLRAAFPDVNIRRSIVSPVLGVHGGPNAIAVTVLEAK, from the coding sequence ATGACAGTCAAGATAATAACCGACAGCACCTCGGATATAACCGCCGAGGAAGGTGCTAAACTCGGGATTACCGTCATCCCTCTAACGGTGATGTTTGGCCGGGAGGCTTACCTGGACCGGGTTACAATAACCACCGACGAGTTCTACCGCCGGTTGACCACCGGAGATGTCTTCCCGACTACGACACAGCCAGCCCCCAAAGATTTTGCCGAGGTGTACGACAAGCTGACCGATGAGACCGACGAAATCCTCGTAATCACCCTGTCTGCAAAGCTGAGCGGCACCTATCAGTCCGCGGTGAGCGCCATAGAAATGGTGCAGAAGAAGTGCCGTGTTGAGGTTATCGACTCCGGGATGGTAGCCATGGGTCAGGGACTCGTTGCCCTTGCCGCAGCCAGTGCAGCCCAGCAAGGAACCAAACTCGATGAACTCTCCGACTTGGTCCGGGACGCACTCACCCGCTCTCACTGGATAACCTATTTCGACACCCTCAAGTATCTGGCCAAGGGCGGACGGATTGGCAGAGCCCAGGGTCTTCTGGGCTCCGTACTGTCGTTCAAGCCGATACTCACCGTGAAGGAAGGTGAAATATCACCGTTGACGCGCCTGCGGTCACAGGCGGCCGGAGTTGAGTACCTGTACAACTACGTGACCAGCTTCCAGCGGATTGAGGAACTGGCCGTGGAACATACCACGCTCCCGGACGAGGCGGACAGGCTGGCAGAGCGTCTCCGTGCTGCCTTCCCTGATGTGAATATCCGTCGGTCAATCGTCAGTCCGGTACTGGGGGTCCACGGCGGTCCCAACGCTATCGCGGTAACCGTTCTGGAGGCTAAGTAG
- a CDS encoding gamma carbonic anhydrase family protein: MIRSFGGKTPRIAESAYVSEAAYVIGDVEIGEGSGVFPGAVIRGDFASIKIGNNTMVEDNSVIHSGVPVEIGDNVTIGHSVVVHCVRIGNNNLIGNNATLLDNAEIGSHCIIAAGCLVSQGMKVPDYSMVVGIPGKIRDVGDRMKRRVQDGPSAYSELVKRYKQEEF; this comes from the coding sequence GTGATTAGAAGTTTTGGCGGTAAGACTCCTCGCATCGCCGAATCGGCCTATGTCAGTGAGGCCGCATACGTGATTGGTGATGTGGAGATTGGCGAGGGTTCCGGGGTGTTTCCCGGAGCGGTTATACGGGGCGACTTCGCCAGTATCAAAATTGGCAATAACACCATGGTGGAAGACAACTCCGTGATACATTCCGGCGTACCGGTGGAGATTGGCGATAATGTGACCATCGGCCACAGCGTGGTGGTGCACTGTGTCCGGATTGGCAATAACAACCTGATTGGTAACAATGCTACTCTGCTGGATAATGCCGAGATTGGTAGCCACTGCATAATTGCTGCCGGATGTCTGGTGAGCCAGGGCATGAAGGTGCCGGACTACTCAATGGTGGTTGGCATTCCCGGCAAAATCAGGGATGTCGGGGACCGGATGAAGCGGCGTGTGCAAGATGGGCCGTCAGCCTATTCCGAACTGGTCAAGCGGTACAAGCAAGAGGAGTTCTAA
- the recG gene encoding ATP-dependent DNA helicase RecG → MSVDIGPLRKILELEHSRGYSDSAVIGGLDRFLGNWSGPAMASIPSRRALSRFRKLGLDKSSYDSLTVEQRQQWARDVLDFLTELEHEGEGKPGPGTARKADRSPRARQPKVSTDISPDSPITSVKGISSALASKFGKLGVTTIRDLLYFFPNRHLDYSQRKTISQLTQGEEETIIANVWQATETRPGGRRSTEAIVGDETGNVRVVWFNNPYLVRQLAPNMRIVLSGRVRLFNGRYVFESPEWEPWQDTDLVHTGRLVPVYPLTRGLYPRQVRKLMKGIVDQWAWQVPDFLPASVREHRNLLELPRAISEAHYPDDNEVKDRARTRLAFDELFLLQLGVLGRKWEWQEGQPGNPLHTSREVLDTFIDSLPFKLTAAQERVLAELLNDLERPQPMSRLLEGDVGSGKTVVATAGLLMAAANDCQGALMAPTEILAEQHFATISRLLAAVTHTDEESGYLHSYSGILPRPLTVAMLIGAIPAAQKRELHRMIRGGEIDIVVGTHALIQKDVEFRQLALAVVDEQHRFGVEQRSSLRQKGHNPHVLVMTATPIPRTLALTLYGDLDLSVIDQLPPGRQAVKTRWLKPEQRRSAYNFLRREIGNGRQAFIICPLIEESEAVQAKAATAEHERLSREVFPDLKLGLLHGRMSATDKEKVMRRFYAGEIDILVSTAVVEVGIDVPNATVMMVESADRFGLSQLHQFRGRVGRGTEQSYCMLMAEEPSDVGLQRLDIIENVQDGFQLAEEDLKMRGPGEFFGTRQSGLPDLRMARLSDVALLEIARSEAQKVFEKDRNLEKPEHALLLKEMSRVWSSEAGEWS, encoded by the coding sequence TTGTCAGTAGATATCGGGCCTCTGCGTAAAATCCTCGAACTGGAGCATTCCAGGGGCTATTCGGACTCAGCCGTAATCGGCGGACTGGACAGATTCCTTGGCAACTGGAGCGGTCCGGCCATGGCCTCGATTCCCAGTCGTCGTGCCCTGAGCCGCTTCCGCAAACTCGGTCTGGATAAATCCAGTTATGATTCTCTGACCGTAGAGCAGCGCCAGCAATGGGCTCGCGACGTGCTTGATTTCCTAACGGAACTGGAGCACGAAGGTGAGGGGAAACCCGGCCCCGGAACAGCACGGAAGGCTGACCGGTCGCCACGAGCCAGACAGCCAAAGGTAAGCACGGACATTTCGCCTGATTCCCCGATTACGTCTGTGAAAGGTATCAGTTCAGCCCTGGCATCCAAATTCGGCAAGCTGGGTGTAACGACAATCAGAGACCTGCTATATTTCTTCCCCAACCGCCACCTGGACTACAGCCAGAGGAAGACTATCTCGCAACTCACCCAGGGAGAAGAGGAGACCATCATCGCCAATGTCTGGCAGGCAACCGAGACCAGACCCGGCGGCAGGCGGAGTACCGAGGCTATCGTCGGTGACGAGACGGGCAATGTCCGCGTGGTGTGGTTCAACAACCCCTACCTGGTCAGGCAGCTTGCCCCCAACATGAGAATCGTGCTCAGTGGCCGGGTAAGGCTGTTCAACGGGCGCTACGTCTTTGAATCACCGGAGTGGGAGCCGTGGCAAGACACAGACCTGGTACACACCGGACGTCTGGTACCGGTCTACCCGCTCACCCGGGGACTGTATCCCCGCCAGGTCAGGAAGCTGATGAAGGGGATAGTAGACCAGTGGGCATGGCAGGTGCCGGACTTCCTGCCCGCTTCGGTGAGAGAGCACCGTAACCTGCTGGAGCTGCCCAGGGCAATATCCGAGGCCCACTATCCGGATGACAACGAGGTCAAGGACCGGGCAAGGACCCGCCTCGCCTTTGACGAGCTCTTCCTCCTCCAGCTCGGTGTCCTGGGCAGGAAATGGGAATGGCAGGAAGGGCAACCCGGCAATCCGCTTCACACCAGCAGGGAAGTGCTGGACACCTTTATAGATTCCCTGCCCTTCAAGCTCACCGCCGCCCAGGAAAGGGTGCTCGCCGAGCTGCTCAACGACCTGGAAAGGCCGCAACCGATGTCTCGCCTGCTCGAGGGAGACGTGGGCAGCGGGAAGACGGTTGTCGCTACCGCCGGTCTGCTGATGGCCGCTGCCAACGATTGTCAGGGGGCACTGATGGCACCTACGGAAATCCTGGCAGAGCAGCACTTCGCCACCATCTCCCGGCTGCTGGCGGCAGTAACACACACCGATGAGGAATCAGGCTACCTGCACAGCTACTCCGGCATCCTGCCCCGACCTCTGACGGTGGCAATGCTTATCGGAGCGATACCGGCAGCACAGAAGCGGGAGCTCCACCGGATGATTCGGGGCGGGGAAATCGACATCGTGGTCGGCACGCACGCCCTCATCCAGAAAGACGTGGAGTTCCGCCAACTGGCCCTGGCGGTCGTCGACGAGCAGCACCGCTTCGGCGTTGAGCAGCGTTCCAGCCTGCGACAGAAGGGGCATAATCCCCACGTACTGGTAATGACTGCGACACCCATCCCGAGAACACTGGCACTGACGCTGTACGGCGACCTTGACCTTTCGGTGATTGACCAGCTACCGCCGGGCAGGCAAGCAGTGAAAACGAGGTGGCTTAAGCCGGAGCAACGCCGGAGCGCCTACAACTTCCTGCGCCGCGAGATTGGCAACGGCCGCCAGGCGTTCATAATCTGCCCGCTTATCGAGGAGTCCGAAGCGGTGCAGGCAAAGGCGGCGACGGCCGAGCATGAGCGCCTCTCCCGGGAGGTCTTCCCTGACCTGAAGCTAGGCCTGCTTCACGGACGGATGTCGGCTACGGACAAGGAAAAGGTGATGCGCCGGTTCTACGCCGGTGAGATTGATATCCTGGTCTCCACGGCGGTTGTCGAGGTGGGTATCGACGTTCCCAACGCCACCGTGATGATGGTGGAAAGCGCCGACCGCTTCGGGCTTTCCCAGCTGCACCAGTTCCGGGGCCGGGTGGGGCGTGGTACCGAGCAGAGCTACTGCATGTTGATGGCAGAGGAACCATCCGATGTCGGACTGCAACGCCTGGACATCATTGAAAACGTCCAGGACGGCTTCCAGCTTGCCGAGGAAGACCTCAAGATGCGCGGGCCGGGAGAGTTCTTCGGGACGCGACAGAGCGGCCTGCCCGATTTACGTATGGCCAGGCTCTCCGATGTTGCCCTGCTGGAGATAGCCCGCAGCGAGGCACAGAAGGTCTTTGAAAAAGACCGGAATCTGGAGAAGCCGGAGCACGCCCTGCTGCTTAAAGAGATGTCACGGGTGTGGAGTTCCGAGGCGGGGGAGTGGAGCTAG
- the argS gene encoding arginine--tRNA ligase → MILKEILADLVTQAAEKAQQSGKLPSVPLPAATIERPQKPEHGDYASSLPLKLARLMGTNPLNIARQLVELIPATPEIESITVAPPGFINFILKDNWLTRQVESILEAGESFGNIDLGKGSRIQVEFVSSNPTGPLHVGYGRGAILGSTLADILSAAGYDVQREYYFNDAGSQMDAFNRSLYARYQQCLGTETEVPSDGYHGEYMIDLAREIIAEEGDRFITLSESEAVPQLGSLGTDRLMKQIRIELEMLRVDFDAWFSEQSLYKNGQFDKIMELLRRDGYIAEKEGATWFVSTALGEDKDNVVIRSDGLPTYFAADIAYHYNKFIERHFDRVIDIWGADHQGHVSRLKAAVGALGIDPDRLELIVHQLVTLRRGDEVIRISTRSGDLISLREVLDEVGTDACRYFFLSRSANSQMDFDLELAKKEAPDNPVYYIQYAHARIASILRLAEEKGITYENGDVSLLTTEPELTLIRKLLLLPELIETVCQTLEPHHLTYYAQDLATTFHSFYKQCRVISSNETLTPARLKLVAATKTVLARTLHLMGMTAPERM, encoded by the coding sequence ATGATACTCAAGGAAATATTGGCAGACCTGGTAACGCAGGCAGCCGAAAAGGCACAGCAATCAGGAAAACTGCCGTCTGTACCCCTGCCGGCAGCAACCATCGAACGCCCGCAGAAACCGGAACACGGCGACTACGCATCCAGCCTGCCCCTGAAGCTCGCCCGTTTGATGGGGACCAACCCGTTGAACATCGCACGGCAGCTTGTCGAGTTGATACCTGCCACACCTGAGATTGAAAGTATCACCGTTGCCCCACCCGGATTCATCAACTTCATCCTCAAGGATAACTGGCTGACCCGGCAGGTCGAGTCTATCCTCGAAGCCGGTGAGTCCTTCGGCAACATCGACCTCGGCAAGGGCAGCCGGATACAGGTGGAATTCGTCAGCAGCAATCCCACCGGCCCGCTCCACGTCGGCTATGGTCGCGGTGCTATCCTGGGCAGCACGCTGGCCGATATCCTCAGTGCCGCCGGCTACGACGTACAGAGAGAGTACTATTTCAACGACGCCGGTAGCCAGATGGACGCTTTCAACCGTTCGCTCTACGCCCGCTACCAGCAGTGCCTCGGTACCGAGACGGAGGTACCTTCCGATGGCTATCATGGTGAATACATGATTGACCTCGCCAGGGAGATTATTGCCGAAGAAGGGGACAGGTTTATTACCCTTTCGGAATCTGAAGCAGTACCGCAACTGGGCAGTCTCGGAACTGACAGGTTGATGAAGCAAATCAGGATAGAACTTGAGATGCTGAGGGTAGATTTCGATGCCTGGTTCAGCGAACAGAGCCTCTACAAGAACGGGCAATTCGATAAGATAATGGAGCTACTGCGGCGCGATGGCTATATCGCGGAGAAGGAAGGCGCTACCTGGTTCGTCTCCACTGCCCTCGGTGAGGACAAGGACAACGTTGTCATCCGCAGTGACGGCCTACCAACCTACTTCGCCGCCGATATCGCCTACCACTACAACAAGTTCATCGAGCGCCACTTCGACCGCGTAATCGACATCTGGGGGGCTGACCACCAGGGTCACGTCTCCCGCCTGAAGGCAGCTGTCGGTGCCCTGGGGATTGACCCGGACCGGCTGGAACTGATTGTCCACCAGTTGGTCACACTGCGCCGTGGCGACGAGGTAATCCGTATCTCCACCCGTAGCGGCGACCTCATCTCGCTGCGCGAGGTACTGGACGAGGTGGGTACGGATGCCTGCCGCTACTTCTTCCTGTCACGATCGGCGAACAGCCAGATGGACTTTGACCTGGAACTGGCGAAGAAGGAAGCCCCCGACAACCCGGTCTACTATATCCAGTACGCCCATGCCCGTATTGCCAGCATACTTCGCCTTGCCGAGGAGAAGGGTATTACTTACGAGAACGGGGATGTCTCGCTGCTTACCACGGAGCCGGAATTAACGCTTATTCGTAAGCTGCTGCTCCTGCCGGAGCTTATCGAAACGGTGTGCCAGACCCTGGAGCCCCACCACCTGACTTACTACGCCCAGGACCTGGCGACTACATTCCACAGCTTCTACAAGCAGTGCCGCGTAATCTCCAGCAACGAGACGCTCACTCCGGCCCGTCTCAAGCTGGTAGCGGCCACCAAGACCGTGCTTGCCAGGACCCTGCACCTCATGGGAATGACAGCACCGGAGAGGATGTAG